The Astyanax mexicanus isolate ESR-SI-001 chromosome 14, AstMex3_surface, whole genome shotgun sequence genome window below encodes:
- the sgms1a gene encoding phosphatidylcholine:ceramide cholinephosphotransferase 1: protein MKEVGLWSVEEVSEWLVDQGMTEYSEALRNVDGRALLQLSESDFRSPPLSRVTGDNGHQLLERVETLRIANHMEVHKNGKHGSSHHTNGHVSITIGNGAISNGKIRNVEPKNGFHSEPVQIHIPLPPEHERTSFPTEWSKTGVAFLYAVCCFVTTSVVISVVHERVPTKEESPPLPDKFFDVFDRVQWAFSICEINGMLLVSMWLIQWLLLKHRAIVGRRFFFIVGTLYLYRCVTMYVTTLPVPGMHFKCSPKLVGNYEAQLWRILKMISGGGLSITGSHSMCGDYLYSGHTVMLTLTYLFIKEYSPRRFWWYHCFCLGLSAVGIFFILLAHDHYTVDVVVAYFITTRLFWWYHTMANQQILKQKSQGNTFSRVWWFFLFQYFEQNVQGIVPRNYQLPLPLPFLWRVLPGSRVVYSRLDSH, encoded by the exons ATGAAGGAGGTGGGGCTTTGGTCAGTGGAGGAGGTTTCTGAGTGGCTGGTGGATCAGGGCATGACGGAATATTCAGAGGCTCTTAGGAACGTGGACGGCCGCGCCCTCCTACAGCTCTCTGAATCAGACTTCAGGAGTCCTCCGTTGTCACGGGTTACCGGGGACAATGGACACCAGCTACTGGAGCGAGTGGAGACACTACGCATTGCCAACCACATGGAGGTGCACAAGAATGGAAAGCACGGCAGCAGCCATCACACCAACGGACACGTGAGCATCACCATCGGTAACGGGGCCATTAGCAACGGAAAGATCCGCAACGTGGAGCCAAAAAATGGCTTCCATTCAGAGCCAGTCCAAATACACATCCCTCTACCCCCCGAACACGAGCGCACTTCTTTTCCCACAGAATGGTCTAAGACGGGCGTAGCCTTCCTTTACGCCGTGTGCTGCTTCGTCACCACGTCAGTGGTGATTTCGGTAGTACACGAGCGAGTCCCAACCAAAGAAGAGTCTCCGCCCCTGCCGGATAAGTTCTTTGATGTGTTTGACCGCGTGCAGTGGGCCTTCTCCATCTGCGAGATCAACGGCATGCTGCTGGTGAGCATGTGGCTCATACAGTGGCTCCTGCTTAAACACAG GGCGATTGTTGGCCGGCGTTTCTTCTTTATCGTGGGAACGCTGTACCTCTACAGGTGTGTGACCATGTATGTCACCACCCTGCCCGTTCCAGGCATGCACTTCAAATGCTCACCAAAG CTGGTCGGGAACTACGAGGCTCAGCTGTGGCGCATTTTGAAGATGATCTCTGGAGGTGGTCTGTCAATCACCGGATCCCACTCCATGTGTGGGGATTATCTTTACAGCGGGCACACCGTGATGCTAACGCTAACATACCTCTTCATTAAAGAGT ATTCTCCGCGGAGGTTTTGGTGGTATCACTGCTTCTGTCTGGGTTTGAGTGCTGTTGGGATTTTCTTCATCCTGCTGGCTCATGATCACTATACAGTGGACGTGGTTGTTGCTTACTTCATCACTACACGCCTCTTCTGGTGGTACCACACGATGGCTAATCAGCAG ATTCTTAAGCAGAAATCCCAGGGGAACACCTTTTCCCGGGTCTGGTGGTTCTTCCTCTTTCAGTACTTTGAACAGAACGTTCAGGGCATCGTGCCTCGAAATTACCAGCTGCCACTGCCTCTGCCTTTTCTGTGGCGCGTGTTGCCAGGGAGCCGGGTGGTGTACAGCCGGCTGGACTCCCACTGA